In Trichoderma asperellum chromosome 1, complete sequence, a single window of DNA contains:
- a CDS encoding uncharacterized protein (EggNog:ENOG41) — MSTSSSSGSTPQLSVLLPADAAQRDFSMQAGDGPSAVSASCEPATTASIMKEKGITPLTTSKLANQGYPKLFTRLPEQQAAHTQQNQVLKVEDEGPFLKALDQASSSTSLPITPATEGFPTAALTARPASVALDDPRADAEEVFRLKLQLAQARNHISKLDQELAQSRFVKESDVPTARVEAAPRENIWGRGTPNDTHSDTSDSASAVALNRARGIWGPTKSSFANNSSLQPPGPEPTPGHWFGGRGFNQACVDPSSPYVLIDSHRAERQAAEHDLVTRPHPNRRGTRFDNRVNANHQFGSSFVNLNNPTHPFDSIGNPVPIPVPGVHVNVGPALPPMGVNMYPPFHQQAMGTPLSPHASEFTSKASWKNEVPSNVMEITHYQPHADEKQVVPSEGPTYLPPTEPLNYRRLLDRNVNCNWKYIVDKIVCNNDQQASIFLQQKLKVGTPEQKYEIVEAIVAQAYPLMVNRFGNFLVQRCFEHGTPEQVIKIAEAIRGNTLNLSMDPFGCHVVQKAFDSVPEDYKAIMVHELLRRIPETVIHRYACHVWQKLFELRWSESPPQIMKFVNESLRGMWHEVALGETGSLVVQNIFENCLEDDKRPCIEEVLANIDIVAHGQFGNWCIQHICEHGAPPDRSRAVDHVIRYAAEYSTDQFASKVVEKCLKIGNAEFLGRYLDRVCEGRRDRTRIPLIDIASDQYGNYLIQWILNNASPQHREMVAAHIRKHMVSLRGSKFGSRVGMLCTNHAVTTRPGPGVGPGMGSSRIGPGPARFSTSYR, encoded by the exons ATGTCGACCTCCAGCTCTTCTGGATCTACTCCTCAGCTTTCGGTCCTATTGCCTGCCGACGCAGCTCAGAGAGATTTTTCGATGCAGGCGGGAGATGGACCCTCAGCTGTTTCAGCCTCTTGC GAACCGGCAACGACCGCTTCTATAATGAAGGAGAAAGGCATCACGCCCTTGACTACTTCAAAGCTGGCGAACCAGGGCTATCCGAAA CTTTTCACTAGACTACCAGAGCAGCAAGCTGCCCACACTCAACAGAACCAAGTCTTGAAAGTCGAAGACGAGGGTCCTTTCTTGAAAGCTTTAGACCAGGCTTCCTCAAGCACTTCGCTTCCAATCACTCCGGCCACCGAGGGCTTCCCTACTGCAGCTCTAACCGCAAGACCAGCTAGCGTTGCGCTTGATGATCCTCGTGCagatgctgaagaagttTTTCGCCTAAAGCTACAGCTTGCGCAAGCCCGGAACCATATCTCCAAGCTTGACCAGGAGCTTGCTCAGTCGCGGTTTGTCAAGGAATCCGACGTGCCCACTGCTCGTGTTGAAGCGGCTCCACGAGAGAATATTTGGGGCAGAGGCACGCCAAATGATACCCACTCTGATACCAGCgattctgcctctgctgttgCACTGAATCGAGCTCGCGGAATCTGGGGACCTACCAAGAGCTCGTTTGCCAACAACAGCTCTCTTCAACCACCTGGTCCAGAGCCGACTCCTGGTCATTGGTTCGGAGGCCGAGGTTTTAACCAGGCCTGTGTAGATCCAAGCTCACCTTACGTGTTGATCGACAGTCATCGTGCTGAGCGCCAGGCCGCTGAGCATGACCTCGTTACTCGTCCTCACCCAAACCGGCGCGGCACTCGCTTTGACAATCGCGTGAATGCGAATCACCAATTTGGAAGCTCATTTGTCAATCTCAATAACCCAACTCACCCGTTTGATAGCATTGGAAATCCAGTCCCAATTCCTGTGCCAGGCGTTCACGTGAATGTTGGTCCAGCACTACCTCCTATGGGCGTGAACATGTATCCCCCTTTCCATCAACAAGCAATGGGTACTCCTCTTTCTCCACACGCCTCAGAGTTTACCTCTAAGGCTAGTTGGAAGAATGAGGTACCCAGCAATGTGATGGAGATAACTCACTACCAACCGCATGCTGATGAAAAACAGGTTGTTCCTTCTGAAGGGCCAACCTATCTCCCGCCAACAGAGCCTCTTAATTATCGCCGCCTCCTCGATCGAAATGTGAATTGCAACTGGAAGTACATTGTAGATAAAATTGTCTGCAATAACGACCAGCAAGCCTCCATCTTTTTACAGCAGAAGCTCAAAGTGGGCACACCTGAGCAGAAATACGAAATTGTTGAAGCCATTGTGGCCCAGGCATACCCCTTAATGGTCAACAGATTTGGCAACTTTCTTGTTCAACGTTGCTTTGAGCATGGAACCCCGGAACAGGTGATCAAGATTGCCGAAGCCATTCGAGGCAATACTCTGAATCTCTCCATGGATCCTTTTGGTTGCCATGTCGTCCAGAAGGCGTTCGATTCGGTTCCAGAAGATTACAAGGCAATTATGGTTCACGAACTCCTCCGCCGCATCCCTGAGACCGTGATTCATAGATATGCCTGTCATGTTTGGCAAAAGCTCTTTGAGTTGCGATGGAGCGAATCCCCCCCTCAAATTATGAAATTCGTCAATGAGTCTCTGAGGGGAATGTGGCACGAAGTTGCCCTGGGAGAGACTGGTAGTCTTGTTGTTCAGAATATTTTTGAGAACTGTCTGGAGGATGACAAA CGCCCTTGTATCGAAGAAGTCCTCGCAAACATTGACATTGTAGCTCATGGCCAGTTTGGAAACTGGTGCATCCAACATATATGCGAGCATGGAGCTCCCCCTGATCGCAGCCGAGCCGTCGATCACGTCATTCGGTATGCTGCAGAGTATAGCACTGACCAATTTGCCTCCAAGGTGGTGGAGAAGTGCCTCAAGATTGGTAATGCTGAGTTTCTCGGCCGATATCTCGATCGAGTTTGCGAGGGGCGCCGCGATCGCACCCGTATCCCTCTGATTGACATTGCCAGTGACCAATACGGAAATTACCTTATTCAGTGGATTCTTAACAACGCTTCTCCTCAACATCGTGAGATGGTAGCTGCTCATATCCGAAAGCACATGGTCTCTCTCAGGGGATCCAAATTTGGATCCCGCGTTGGCATGTTGTGTACCAACCACGCGGTTACGACTCGTCCAGGCCCAGGTGTTGGGCCGGGCATGGGCAGTAGCCGTATCGGACCAGGACCAGCGAGATTCAGTACCTCTTACCGTTGA
- a CDS encoding uncharacterized protein (EggNog:ENOG41): MAEPQPPFPGADRIRSLTDQDSIFKAFDAYPWTKDSEFLSGLRAILGAPNPSSPQNGSLRDIATHARIFYYAQRIGVQIDFASYQTWLSQHPEYPPPHIIPSEYEQQPAATNSSSQHPEASSTSSATAWQQAAPKADLYVDRSAQSQASWEGGEPSYPLAFAEMIKLIQEGKPIPGIRQIPNTIERDPTIKPVGSRPVPRKPWEKEATATAETGAGGIVNALDLEFPPVEQQAEGEEAAAATESS; the protein is encoded by the exons ATGGCAGAGCCACAGCCACCGTTCCCGGGAGCTGATCGAATCCGCTCATTAACAGACCAGGACTCCATCTTCAAAGCCTTTGACGCCTACCCCTGGACCAAAGACTCCGAGTTTCTC TCTGGCCTCCGCGCCATCCTCGGCGCCCCAAACCCGTCCAGCCCCCAAAACGGCTCCCTCCGTGACATCGCCACCCACGCCCGTATCTTCTACTACGCCCAGCGCATCGGCGTCCAGATCGACTTCGCCTCATACCAGACCTGGCTCTCTCAGCACCCAGAATACCCACCTCCGCACATCATCCCCTCGGAGTACGAGCAACAGCCTGCCGCCACCAACAGCAGCTCTCAGCACCCAGAAGCGTCATCGACATCTTCCGCCACAGCATGGCAGCAGGCCGCCCCTAAAGCCGACCTCTACGTCGATCGTAGCGCTCAGTCTCAGGCTTCTTGGGAGGGTGGCGAACCCTCTTATCCTCTTGCTTTCGCAGAGATGATCAAGCTTATCCAGGAAGGCAAGCCCATTCCCGGCATCAGACAGATTCCCAACACAATTGAACGAGACCCC ACTATTAAACCCGTTGGATCGCGGCCAGTGCCTAGAAAACCTTGGGAAAAAGAGGCTACTGCAACCGCTGAAACAGGTGCCGGAGGTATCGTGAACGCCCTGGACCTTGAATTTCCCCCAGTCGAGCAACAggcagaaggagaagaagcagctgctgcgacaGAGTCTTCATGA
- a CDS encoding uncharacterized protein (EggNog:ENOG41) yields the protein MADYGSSSSRPSSSASSELPSLEDLLRESAIASQVKHQQPPDDGDRSSNGNTKESSSSVIIIGESNIANNSSSNSNNSSRRSSIMAGQSISIVDDMDMDTNVNTSSNDNDNADIHDDTPIPPLTSISAAVFVPIRDSNKLLQPLDLAPDSPAYHRAALDLVTRHESSVRSNLNALFHREMFRVRAAIADSDNPPSTTTPPALLTSAPATKTPSAATAMP from the coding sequence ATGGCCGATTACGGGTCTTCTTCCAGCCGgccctcttcatctgcttcttcagAGCTGCCATCACTAGAAGACTTGCTTCGAGAATCAGCCATCGCTAGCCAAGTCAAACACCAGCAACCCCCAGATGATGGTGATCGCAGCAGTAATGGAAACACcaaagagagcagcagcagcgtcatcaTAATAGGCGAAAGCAACATTGCCAACAACAGCAGTAGCAACAGCAAtaacagcagcagaagaagcagcatcatggcTGGCCAAAGCATCAGTATCGTCGATgacatggacatggacaCCAACGtcaacaccagcagcaacgacaACGACAACGCCGACATCCACGACGACACTCCCATCCCACCTCTCACCAGCATTTccgccgccgtcttcgtcCCCATCCGCGACTCCAAcaagctcctccagcccCTCGACCTCGCCCCCGACTCTCCAGCCTACCACCGCGCCGCCCTCGATCTCGTCACCCGCCACGAGTCCTCGGTACGCAGCAACCTCAACGCACTCTTCCACCGCGAAATGTTTCGCGTCCgcgccgccatcgccgaCAGCGACAACCCCCCTTCGACTACAACGCCGCCCGCGCTGCTCACGTCCGCGCCCGCGACGAAGACGCCCTCCGCCGCGACTGCGATGCCATGA
- a CDS encoding uncharacterized protein (EggNog:ENOG41) — MNVPVTYAPVGSPREFAATEVMKVIAAAVGDLASFDRHVRNRRATIKKQIQEAEAEAEGRTMDID; from the coding sequence ATGAACGTCCCCGTGACTTATGCGCCCGTCGGGTCGCCCCGCGAGTTCGCCGCCACGGAGGTCATGAAGGTGATTGCCGCTGCCGTCGGAGACTTGGCCAGCTTTGATAGACATGTGCGTAACAGGCGAGCGACCATCAAGAAACAGATTCaggaggcagaggcggaGGCGGAGGGCAGGACCATGGACATCGACTAG
- the NUO78 gene encoding NADH dehydrogenase (ubiquinone) 78K chain precursor, 5-prime end — translation MLRQSLARSAWRTGRRAAAASRAFATTPRRSAEVELTIDGKKVSIEAGSALIQACEKAGVTVPRYCYHEKLMIAGNCRMCLVEVERAPKPVASCAWPVQPGMVVKTNSPLTHKAREGVMEFLLANHPLDCPICDQGGECDLQDQSMRYGADRGRFHEIGGKRAVEDKNIGPLIKTSMNRCIQCTRCVRFANDIAGAPELGSTGRGNDLQIGTYLEKNLDTELSGNIIDLCPVGALTSKPYAFRARPWELKHTESIDVLDGLGSNIRVDSRGLEVMRVIPRLNDDVNEEWINDKTRFACDGLKTQRLTVPLIRREGKFETADWEEALTVIAKAYEQTSPKANEFKIIAGALTEVESLVVAKDMANKLGSENLALDTPTGSQPIAHGVDVRSNYLFNSKIWGIEDADCILIVGSNPRHEAAVLNARIRKQWMRSDLEIGVVGETWDSTFEFEHLGADHAALKKALAGPFGKKLQAAKKPMIIVGSGVTDHVDAKAFYETVGTFVDQNAANFRTAEWDGYNVLQREASRAGAFEVGFVTPSAEVAQTKPKFVWLLGADEINEADIPKDAFVVYQGHHGDRGAQIADIVLPGAAYTEKAGTYINTEGRVQMTRAATSLPGAARTDWKILRAASEFLGAPLPYDDVAAVRDRMVEISPALAAYDVVEPVALKQLSKVQLVEQNKGAKASNSPLKKVIDNFYFTDVISRSSPTMARCSAAKATGDPRTNFMAPGMEEDRPMGQIAYGA, via the exons ATGCTCCGACAGTCTCTGGCACGTTCGGCTTGGCGGACCGGCAGGCGGGCCGCCGCTGCCTCGAGGGCATTCGCGACAACGCCCAGACGGTCTGCCGAGGTGGAGCTCACCATTG ATGGAAAGAAGGTCTCGATCGAAG CCGGGTCGGCTCTGATCCAGGCCTGCGAAAAGGCCGGAGTTACTGTCCCTAG ATATTGCTACCACGA aAAACTAATGATTGCCGGTAACTGCCGTATGTGCTTGGTTGAGGTTGAGCGGGCACCCAAGCCTGTAGCCTCATGCGCCTGGCCAGTGCAGCCTGGTATGGTTGTGAAGACTAATTCACCTCTAACACACAAGGCCCGCGAGGGTGTCATGGAGTTCCTGCTGGCCAACCACCCCCTCGATTGCCCCATCTGCGACCAAGGTGGTGAATGTGACCTTCAGGATCAATCCATGCGATATGGTGCCGACCGAGGACGTTTCCACGAGATTGGAGGCAAGCGAGCTGTCGAGGACAAGAACATTGGACCCCTGATCAAGACCTCCATGAACCGATGCATTCAGTGCACCCGATGTGTCCGATTTGCCAACGATATTGCTGGTGCCCCCGAACTTGGTTCAACTGGCCGTGGTAACGATCTGCAAATTGGCACCTACCTTGAGAAGAACCTGGATACCGAGCTCTCTGGAAACATTATCGACCTCTGCCCCGTTGGTGCCCTGACTTCCAAGCCATATGCTTTCCGAGCTCGTCCTTGGGAGCTGAAGCACACCGAGTCGATCGATGTGCTCGACGGCCTGGGATCAAACATCCGTGTCGACTCTCGTGGCCTGGAAGTTATGCGCGTTATCCCCCGACTCAACGATGATGTCAACGAGGAGTGGATCAACGACAAGACTCGATTCGCCTGCGATGGCCTCAAGACCCAGCGACTTACTGTGCCCCTGATTCGAAGGGAAGGAAAGTTCGAGACCGCTGATTGGGAGGAGGCTTTGACCGTGATTGCCAAGGCCTATGAACAGACTAGCCCCAAGGCTAATGAGTTCAAGATCATTGCTGGTGCGCTTACTGAAGTGGAATCCCTTGTCGTGGCCAAGGATATGGCCAACAAGCTCGGATCCGAGAACCTCGCCCTCGATACCCCCACCGGCAGCCAGCCTATTGCTCACGGTGTTGACGTGCGATCAAACTACCTCTTCAACTCCAAGATCTGGGGTATTGAGGACGCTGACTGCATTCTCATTGTCGGAAGCAACCCTCGCCATGAGGCCGCCGTCCTGAACGCTCGTATCCGCAAACAGTGGATGCGCTCCGATCTTGAGATTGGTGTCGTTGGTGAGACCTGGGACTCTACTTTCGAGTTTGAGCACCTTGGCGCCGACCACGCTGCCTTGAAGAAGGCCCTGGCGGGCCCCTTCGGCAAGAAGCTCCAGGCCGCCAAGAAGCCCATGATCATCGTTGGATCCGGTGTCACCGACCACGTTGACGCCAAGGCTTTCTACGAGACCGTCGGCACCTTTGTTGACCAGAACGCTGCCAACTTCAGAACCGCTGAGTGGGACGGCTACAATGTTCTTCAGAGAGAAGCCTCAAGGGCTGGTGCCTTTGAGGTTGGCTTTGTCACTCCCTCTGCTGAGGTTGCCCAGACCAAGCCCAAGTTTGTCTGGCTCCTCGGTGCCGACGAGATCAACGAGGCGGACATCCCCAAGGACGCCTTTGTTGTCTACCAGGGTCACCACGGTGACCGCGGCGCTCAGATCGCTGACATTGTTCTGCCTGGCGCTGCTTACACCGAGAAGGCCGGTACTTACATCAACACTGAGGGACGTGTCCAGATGACCCGTGCGGCCACCTCACTCCCTGGTGCCGCCCGAACTGACTGGAAGATTCTCCGAGCAGCCTCCGAGTTCCTTGGTGCCCCTCTGCCTTACGATGATGTCGCTGCTGTGCGGGACCGCATGGTCGAGATCAGCCCTGCGCTGGCTGCCTACGACGTGGTCGAGCCCGTTGCCCTGAAGCAGCTGAGCAAGGTTCAGCTGGTGGAGCAGAACAAGGGTGCCAAGGCTAGCAACTCTCCTCTGAAGAAGGTTATCGACAACTTCTACTTCACAGATGTCATCTCCAGAAG CTCACCGACAATGGCTCGCTGCTCAGCGGCCAAGGCTACCGGCGACCCCCGGACGAACTTTATGGCTCCTGGAATGGAGGAGGATAGACCCATGGGTCAGATTGCGTACGGAGCTTAA
- a CDS encoding uncharacterized protein (EggNog:ENOG41), with translation MLPGHLYASRLITRTLPLRILSGSSTRHLTRYRGARTMASGKPFEGVSLAELPKSWNFTASLPPDPVFPTPADSHKTPRDEITPRQVRDALFTWVRPSEQKDPELLGVSSAALKDLGIKSGEEKTEDFRQFVAGNKLYGWDETKLEGGYPWAQCYGGFQFGQWAGQLGDGRAISLFETTNPVSNVRYELQLKGAGLTPYSRFADGKAVLRSSIREFVVSEALNALRIPTTRALSLTLLPHSKVLREAMEPGAIVLRFAQSWLRLGTFDLLRARGDRDLIRKLATYIAEDVFGGWEKLPGRLESPEEPTKSPSPKRGVPASEVEGPSDAAENRFQRLYREIIRRNAVTVAHWQAYGFMNGVLNTDNTSVYGLSMDYGPFAFMDTFDPAYTPNHDDYTLRYNYKNQPTIIWWNLVRLGETLGELIGIGSQVDDETFITKGIKQEQEKELVERAENLITQAGEEYKAVFLNEYKRLMTARLGLRHFKETDFDELFSEGLDTMEALELDFNHFFRRLSSIRLADVTTQEGRKEKAAIFFHKEGPPEVVGEETAKEKIAEWLEKWRVRVLEDWGEESSDVLSEDKDAERRQAMKQVNPNFVPRGWILDEVIRRVEKEGDRQVLDRITYMALHPFEDSWDGAVIDGVEYKGDPEEEQRWVGDVPRLGRSLQCSCSS, from the exons ATGCTGCCAGGACATCTCTATGCAAGTCGGTTGATTACACGGACTCTGCCATTGAGGATACTCAGTGGGTCATCGACAAGGCATCTCACTCGATACAGGGGAGCGCGAACCATGGCCTCAGGGAAGCCATTTGAAGGTGTCTCGTTGGCTGAGCTGCCCAAATCATGGAATTTCACAGCTTCACTGCCTCCGGATCCAGTTTTCCCAACTCCAGCAGACTCACACAAAACCCCTCGAGATGAAATCACGCCTCGACAGGTCCGCGATGCTCTCTTTACATGGGTGCGACCAAGCGAACAGAAAGATCCCGAGCTGCTAGGCGTGAGCTCTGCAGCATTGAAAGATCTTGGCATCAAGTCAGGGGAAGAGAAGACTGAAGATTTCCGGCAGTTTGTAGCCGGTAACAAGCTATATGGCTGGGATGAGACAAAGCTAGAGGGCGGATACCCTTGGGCGCAGTGCTACGGAGGCTTTCAGTTTGGCCAGTGGGCAGGACAGCTTGGAGACGGAAGGgctatttctctttttgagACGACTAATCCGGTGTCCAATGTACGATATGAGCTGCAGCTTAAAGGCGCTGGCTTAACGCCGTACTCTCGATTCGCAGATGGAAAGGCTGTGCTTCGGTCTAGCATACGAGAGTTTGTCGTTTCCGAAGCACTCAACGCACTCAGGATACCCACCACCAGAGCCCTATCTCTTACTTTACTCCCCCACTCTAAAGTGTTGAGGGAGGCTATGGAGCCAGGAGCAATTGTACTCCGGTTCGCTCAGTCATGGCTGCGACTGGGAACTTTTGATCTTCTACGGGCAAGGGGAGACCGCGATCTCATTAGGAAGCTTGCAACATATATTGCAGAAGATGTTTTTGGCGGATGGGAAAAGCTTCCAGGCCGGCTGGAGTCTCCTGAAGAACCTACTAAATCGCCATCCCCAAAGCGTGGAGTACCGGCTTCTGAAGTCGAGGGACCAAGCGACGCAGCAGAGAATAGATTTCAGCGGCTATACCGTGAGATTATCAGGCGCAACGCAGTGACTGTAGCTCACTGGCAAGCATACGGATTCATGAATGGTGTTTTG AACACAGATAATACATCAGTTTACGGCCTATCGATGGACTACGGGCCTTTTGCATTTATGGATACCTTTGATCCAGCATATACCCCAAACCACGATGACTACACGCTGcggtataattataaaaaccaGCCGACCATTATTTGGTGGAACCTGGTGAGGCTCGGCGAGACTCTTGGAGAACTTATTGGCATTGGGTCTCAAGTTGACGATGAGACCTTTATCACCAAAGGTAtcaagcaagagcaagagaaggAACTGGTGGAGAGAGCAGAAAACTTAATCACACAAGCTGGAGAGGAGTACAAAGCCGTATTTCTGAACGAATACAAGCGGCTCATGACAGCGAGACTTGGCTTGCGCCACTTCAAAGAGACGGATTTCGATGAGCTTTTTAGCGAAGGGCTTGATACTATGGAAGCTTTGGAGCTGGATTTCAATCACTTTTTCCGCCGCTTAAGTTCCATTAGATTGGCAGATGTTACGACTCAAGAGGgtcgaaaagaaaaggccgccatcttcttccacaaAGAGGGCCCCCCCGAAGTGGTCGGAGAAGAGACTGCGAAAGAGAAGATTGCCGAATGGCTTGAAAAGTGGCGCGTGCGCGTCTTGGAGGATTGGGGAGAAGAGTCTTCTGATGTTTTATCTGAAGATAAGGATGCTGAGAGAAGACAAGCTATGAAGCAAGTCAACCCCAACTTCGTTCCTCGAGGCTGGATCTTAGACGAGGTTATACGGCGTGTTGAGAAAGAGGGCGATCGGCAGGTCTTGGATCGCATCACTTATATGGCACTGCATCCATTTGAAGATTCATGGGATGGAGCTGTAATAGACGGCGTTGAGTACAAAGGCGACCCAGAGGAAGAACAAAGGTGGGTGGGCGATGTTCCTCGGTTGGGGCGATCACTACAATGCAGCTGTAGTTCATAG
- a CDS encoding uncharacterized protein (EggNog:ENOG41) — MATTRVIKLPRDDDESAHVLIQVVSKGSKPLDVKLVGTEGEAPYVASLKHDRLSSLQVSNCPVSESEWQSILQSLFALQPVADIQATASVKSETSLSITIRKRVQGITQRLGYIELKHDGDESIELFDWCAESIDALIRSNAALAEAAAHAKELETTVTELKAQLDELVTSKQEDETALLQKFRDLLNEKKVRIREQQKVIAAGSFPNSQPVSQRVSQTSEPQPSRTPAASRPRKRKVQAAASSSKEQHNDEMEVDKIKSEPEDSEPENTPEETADDTASGDSDEDDNGDEDNRSADNSEAGADDVSKPALKAPPKKANENPPPPRSLPFAKKKAPAKPAATGHETDSDDEL, encoded by the exons ATGGCAACGACACGAGTCATCAAGCTCCCGcgggatgatgatgaatcgGCCCATGTCCTTATTCAAGTCGTCTCAAAGGGCTCCAAACCATTGGATGTAAAGCTCGTTGGAACAGAGGGTGAAGCGCCCTATGTGGCATCTT TGAAACATGATCGATTGTCTTCACTTCAAGTTTCAAATTGTCCCGTCTCCGAGTCAGAATGGCAATCAATTCTGCAATCTCTATTTGCGCTACAGCCTGTTGCAGATATTCAAGCAACAGCCAGTGTCAAGTCTGAAACCTCTTTATCTATCACAATTCGCAAGAGAGTCCAAGGCATTACT CAACGACTCGGCTATATAGAGTTAAAgcatgatggagatgagagtATAGAGCTTTTTGACTGGTGTGCCGAATCAATCGACGCATTGATACGGAGTAACGCGGCCTTGGCTGAAGCAGCCGCTCATGCTAAGGAGCTTGAAACCACCGTGACGGAGCTAAAGGCGCAGCTGGACGAGCTCGTCACGTcaaaacaagaagatgaaacagCCCTTCTTCAGAAGTTCCGAGACCTTCTTAACGAAAAGAAAGTCAGAATCCGCGAGCAGCAAAAAGTTATTGCCGCCGGCTCGTTTCCAAATAGTCAGCCAGTATCTCAACGGGTTTCTCAAACATCAGAGCCCCAGCCATCTCGCACACCCGCCGCATCTCGGcctagaaagagaaaagtccAGGCTGCGGCGTCTTCCTCAAAAGAGCAACACAATGATGAAATGGAAGTGGATAAGATCAAGTCTGAGCCTGAAGATAGCGAACCAGAGAATACCCCCGAGGAAACTGCAGACGACACTGCGTCTGGCGAtagtgatgaagatgataaTGGTGATGAAGATAATAGAAGCGCCGACAATTCTgaggctggagctgatgaTGTTTCCAAACCGGCGCTTAAAGCACCTCCCAAAAAGGCTAATGAAAACCCGCCTCCTCCAAGGAGCCTCCCttttgcaaagaaaaaggcgcCGGCCAAACCTGCTGCAACGGGGCATGAGACAGACTCTGATGATGAACTGTGA